From the Anabaena sphaerica FACHB-251 genome, one window contains:
- a CDS encoding cupin domain-containing protein, producing MPKSTIIYWNPLSSENQGKWQPIKGLEQIAEELTLSIDEETGEYTRLTRFHPGADTTHLGAKSHPYPEEIFVISGRLYDAAFDIWLESGYYASRPPGEIHGPFKTDIGCVVLEISFPNRVKE from the coding sequence ATGCCAAAATCCACCATCATTTACTGGAATCCATTGAGTTCAGAAAATCAAGGAAAATGGCAACCAATCAAAGGTCTGGAACAAATAGCAGAAGAACTAACTCTGAGCATAGATGAAGAGACTGGTGAATATACCCGTTTAACTCGATTCCATCCTGGTGCTGATACAACTCATTTAGGTGCGAAAAGTCATCCTTATCCTGAAGAGATTTTTGTGATTAGCGGTCGTCTTTACGACGCAGCTTTTGATATATGGTTAGAGAGTGGATATTATGCTAGTAGACCACCAGGAGAAATTCATGGCCCATTCAAAACTGATATCGGGTGTGTTGTCCTGGAAATATCTTTTCCCAATCGAGTCAAGGAATAA
- a CDS encoding YwqG family protein: MKCNKKFVWHSSYRTSIYLDDCTVLDGRELFQFSSEAEAEAFFDQCVQELLADGWREPSIANDEENKDFTLYQVYEMYLGLESRLDEFANATAKPYIEITAHSTTETTLWQSKFGGLPYFPKHLEYPTSPRGIPLNLLAQINFAETPKIEDLPEKGILQFYIETSEKTTYGLEDDPQLAQTTFRVIYFPEIDLNIDNLLNNFDFVPEFLGPLLEEECLALKFTAKSHPISVTDYQFNDFHKRYFSIFQQSNLTEAMKMSLEEMADDFIYEYSEKYEHLLKGHRLGGYPKFVQDDIRYFCMQEEGYDFLLFQMDSNDDHSIMWGDVGVGQFFIQPSALKRLDFSKVLYTYACS, from the coding sequence ATGAAATGTAACAAAAAATTTGTTTGGCATTCCAGCTACAGAACTTCTATTTATCTAGATGACTGTACTGTTCTAGATGGTAGGGAGCTTTTCCAATTTTCTTCGGAAGCTGAAGCAGAAGCTTTTTTTGACCAATGTGTTCAAGAATTACTAGCAGATGGTTGGCGTGAACCATCTATTGCCAACGACGAAGAGAATAAAGACTTTACATTATATCAAGTATATGAAATGTATTTAGGATTGGAATCACGGCTAGATGAATTTGCTAATGCAACCGCCAAACCTTATATAGAAATAACTGCACATTCAACAACCGAAACTACTTTATGGCAAAGTAAATTTGGCGGTTTACCTTATTTTCCTAAACATTTGGAATATCCCACAAGCCCAAGAGGTATTCCCCTTAATCTTTTAGCACAAATCAATTTTGCAGAAACTCCTAAAATAGAAGATTTACCCGAAAAAGGCATTCTTCAGTTTTATATTGAAACATCAGAAAAAACAACCTATGGACTAGAAGATGATCCGCAATTAGCCCAAACTACTTTTCGAGTTATATACTTTCCTGAAATAGATTTAAACATTGATAATTTGCTAAATAATTTTGATTTTGTGCCAGAATTCCTGGGTCCATTATTAGAAGAAGAATGTTTAGCTTTGAAGTTCACCGCCAAATCTCATCCTATCAGTGTTACTGATTACCAGTTTAATGACTTTCATAAAAGATATTTTTCTATCTTTCAACAGAGTAATTTAACAGAAGCAATGAAGATGTCTTTAGAAGAAATGGCTGATGATTTCATATATGAGTATAGTGAAAAATATGAACATTTATTAAAAGGACACCGATTAGGAGGATATCCAAAATTTGTACAGGACGATATACGTTATTTTTGTATGCAAGAGGAAGGTTATGACTTTCTGTTATTCCAAATGGACTCTAATGATGATCACTCTATTATGTGGGGAGATGTGGGTGTAGGTCAATTTTTTATTCAGCCTTCTGCACTTAAACGTTTGGATTTTTCTAAGGTTCTTTACACCTATGCTTGTAGTTGA